The genome window TGGACGTCTCGATCGTCCGCCGCGTCCGGCCGCTCGTGCCGATGAGGCGGGCGCGCACGCGCGAGACGCGGTCCGCGCGCTTGCCGACGTATTCGGCGATGTCGACGACCTCCAGGAAGACGTCGTCCTGGAAGAGGCGCATGGCGTGCTCCGGCGAGAATCCGCGGCCGATGGCGCGCACGACCTCGCGCACCTTGAGCGCCACGAGCGCGTCGAAGGCCTTCTCGTCGCGGAAGACGACGTCGCCCGTCTGGCCGTCGATGAGAAGCGTCACGCCGCTTCGTTCCTCGAGCTCCTTCTTCACCTTGCCCTCGGGCCCGATGAGCGCCCCCACGCGACGCGTCGGGATGCGCACGCCCTCGATCATCGGCTCGGCCTCCGGGACCGCGGACGGGCCTCGCCGTCCGTTGCGGTCGTTTTCTTGGGCGCCACGAGTTCGGCCACGACCTCCTCGGCGGGCCGGACCTTGGCCCCGTGGCGGGCGAAGAAGCGAGTGACGTTGCGCACGTCGCGCAGGAGGAACTCGCGCGACATGGGGTGCCGCGTCACGACGGCCTGTCCCACGTCGATCCAGAACGGCTTGCCCCCGTGCACGACCACGTTGAACTCGGAAAGGTCGCCGTGAACGAGGTCGGCTTCCTGCCACGCGAGACGGACGTGGGCGATCATGTCCTCGTACGCGCCCGTGGGGTCCTCGATCTCGGCGTCCTTGAGAAGGGGCGCAGGCGTCCCCTGCTCGCCCAGGAACTCCATGCACAGGACGTTTGCGGTCGAGGTGATCGGCGTGGGCACGGGGATGCCCACGTCGTGCAGGCGAAGGAGGTTCTTGTACTCCTTGCGCACCCACAGGTACACGAGCTGCCGGCGGTTGCCCGCCACGCTCTCGAACCGCGGGTCGCCCGAGATGTACTCCTTGAAGGCGTAGAACGTGGCGTTGCTGATGCGGAAGATCTTCACCGCCAGCGCCTTGCCCTTCGGGTCGGTCGCATGGAAGACGTTCGCCTCCTTGCCCGTGCTGATGGGGTAGTCGAGCGTCGCGACCACGCCCTTGTGGATGAGCTTCCAGAGCGCAAGCAGCGTGGCGCGGTCGAAGACCTCGTCCTCCACCTTGCGCGCCCGCTCGTCGCGCAGGAAGTCGCGCTTGCCGGCCTGCCGGGCGCTGCGGATGCGCTGCTCGACGAACTCGAGCTGCTCCTCCGGATCCGGCTCGCGCGCGCGGGGCACAAGGACAAGAAGGAGCGCGAGGCGGTATTTGAACGTGCGGCCGGCTGTGCGGGCGGCCCGCCGCGCCGCCTCGTGCGGAGGGATTTTGCCCGAGGCGAGGGTTGCAGGGCCCGTTGAAGCCAAGCGAGGAGCCCCCGTTCCACGAGCGCGTCTTCCGAATCGTGCAGGACATCCCGCGCGGGCGCGTTGCAAGCTACGGCGACGTCGCCGCACTTGCGGGCTTCCCGCGCTCGGCGCGGCACGTGGCCCGCGCGCTGCGGTGGACGAAGAAGAGCCGCGTGCCCTGGCACCGCGTCGTGGGGGCCGCAGGCGAGGTCCGGATCCACGACCCCGGCCTTCGCAAAGAGCAGATCCGGCGGCTGCGACGGGAAGGCGTCGCGGTGGACGAGCGCGGGCGTTTTTCGTTTGCGCGCTACGCGTGGGACGCGCCACGCTCGTTGCGATGATCATTCATCGCA of Candidatus Thermoplasmatota archaeon contains these proteins:
- a CDS encoding methylated-DNA--[protein]-cysteine S-methyltransferase, whose product is MKPSEEPPFHERVFRIVQDIPRGRVASYGDVAALAGFPRSARHVARALRWTKKSRVPWHRVVGAAGEVRIHDPGLRKEQIRRLRREGVAVDERGRFSFARYAWDAPRSLR
- a CDS encoding KH domain-containing protein, which produces MIEGVRIPTRRVGALIGPEGKVKKELEERSGVTLLIDGQTGDVVFRDEKAFDALVALKVREVVRAIGRGFSPEHAMRLFQDDVFLEVVDIAEYVGKRADRVSRVRARLIGTSGRTRRTIETS
- a CDS encoding serine protein kinase RIO — translated: MPRAREPDPEEQLEFVEQRIRSARQAGKRDFLRDERARKVEDEVFDRATLLALWKLIHKGVVATLDYPISTGKEANVFHATDPKGKALAVKIFRISNATFYAFKEYISGDPRFESVAGNRRQLVYLWVRKEYKNLLRLHDVGIPVPTPITSTANVLCMEFLGEQGTPAPLLKDAEIEDPTGAYEDMIAHVRLAWQEADLVHGDLSEFNVVVHGGKPFWIDVGQAVVTRHPMSREFLLRDVRNVTRFFARHGAKVRPAEEVVAELVAPKKTTATDGEARPRSRRPSR